The Flavobacterium faecale genome has a segment encoding these proteins:
- a CDS encoding PorP/SprF family type IX secretion system membrane protein, whose amino-acid sequence MKRNIALLLLVLLTSLSYGQQDAQFTQYMYNSMSINPAYAGIREKMSIFALHRTQWVGLEGAPVTNNVSIHTPINGGNMGIGLSILNDKIGPSDETDIGVNFSYSIKTSEEYKLSFGIKGSVNLLNIDFNKLTYLTPDKSFGDGNIDNRFSPNIGAGLYYYSDHSYVGLSVPNLIETTHFDKYQGGGAVSYIAKERLHYYLTAGYVFDLNSDIKFKPSILTKLTQGAPLQVDASANFMFNEKFVIGAAYRWSAAVSGMVGFQATDSWFIGYSYDLETTRLAHYNSGSHEIFLRYELFNKYDRIVSPRFF is encoded by the coding sequence ATGAAAAGAAATATAGCCCTACTACTACTTGTACTCTTAACTAGCCTCAGTTATGGACAACAAGACGCACAGTTTACTCAATACATGTACAACAGTATGAGTATAAATCCAGCATACGCCGGAATTAGAGAAAAAATGAGCATTTTTGCCCTACACCGTACACAATGGGTAGGGTTAGAAGGTGCACCAGTAACAAATAATGTATCCATTCATACTCCCATTAATGGGGGTAATATGGGTATTGGTCTTTCGATTTTAAACGATAAAATTGGACCTTCAGACGAAACTGATATTGGTGTAAACTTTTCGTACTCAATCAAAACATCCGAAGAATATAAATTGTCTTTTGGTATAAAAGGATCTGTTAATCTATTGAACATTGACTTCAACAAGTTAACCTACCTTACCCCTGACAAAAGCTTTGGAGATGGAAACATTGACAATCGATTCTCTCCCAACATTGGGGCAGGTCTTTACTACTACTCTGACCATTCGTACGTTGGTTTATCTGTTCCAAATTTGATAGAAACAACTCATTTTGACAAATACCAAGGTGGTGGCGCAGTGAGCTACATAGCAAAAGAGCGCTTACATTACTACCTAACAGCTGGTTATGTATTTGACTTAAATAGTGATATAAAATTCAAACCTTCTATCTTAACTAAGCTTACACAAGGAGCACCACTGCAAGTAGATGCCTCTGCAAATTTTATGTTTAATGAGAAATTTGTGATTGGAGCAGCCTATAGATGGAGTGCTGCTGTAAGTGGTATGGTTGGTTTTCAAGCAACAGACTCTTGGTTCATAGGGTACAGTTATGATCTAGAAACCACAAGACTTGCTCACTATAATTCAGGATCTCATGAAATATTTTTGAGATACGAATTGTTTAATAAATACGATAGAATAGTTTCCCCAAGATTCTTCTAA
- a CDS encoding OmpA family protein, translating to MKIKNILYGFCILLATTLTHAQKAKVAAANKQYERFSYIDAITTYERVAEKGYKDEKMFQKLGNAYYFNADLDKAGKWYEELFNMNPDQEAEYFYRYSQCLKSMGDYKKADKILAGFYAKSENDIRANLYEANKNYLEDIEANSGRFNIEDAGINSPYSDYGTAFVGNKLVFASARDTIGVYKRVFTWTNQSFTNLYSSEVNERGQLGEPKRFNSSINSKFHESTPIFTRDGKTMYFTRNNYLDGKKGKDSQKITLLKIYKATLEKDRWTNVEELPFNSNDYSNAHPALSTDDKVLYFASNMPGTFGQSDLFKVNINSDGTYSTPENLGKGINTEGRETFPFISDDNELYFASDGRPGLGGLDVYVTEIKGATFGDIQNVGEPINGPIDDFGFFIDSASRVGFFTSNRDGGHGYDDIYKFSETRKLKCNQLLNGYITDKESGQILENAKTTLFDDKFNLIKEGYTDADGKYIFKEVECGKTYYVRAEKKDYETNEGKIATIKKSGETKFSLALDKRIKSINVGTDLAKTLNIPIIYFDLDKSFIRKDAAFELEKVLAVMKEYPKMKVDIRSHTDCRQTAAYNEALSDRRAKSTRAWLIKNGIEASRLTAKGYGESQLINDCACEPTNTSSCTEEQHQMNRRSEFIIVAVD from the coding sequence ATGAAAATAAAAAATATACTCTACGGTTTTTGTATTCTACTTGCTACAACATTAACTCATGCCCAAAAGGCAAAAGTTGCAGCAGCAAATAAACAATACGAACGTTTCTCTTATATCGATGCCATCACTACTTATGAGCGTGTAGCAGAAAAGGGTTATAAAGATGAAAAGATGTTCCAAAAATTAGGAAACGCTTATTACTTTAATGCTGATTTGGACAAAGCTGGTAAATGGTACGAAGAATTATTCAATATGAATCCAGATCAAGAAGCAGAATACTTTTACAGGTATTCGCAGTGTTTGAAATCTATGGGCGATTACAAAAAGGCAGACAAAATACTTGCAGGCTTTTATGCTAAATCAGAAAATGATATTCGTGCAAACCTATACGAAGCAAACAAGAATTACCTTGAAGATATTGAAGCAAATTCAGGACGTTTTAACATTGAAGACGCTGGGATAAACTCTCCATACTCAGATTACGGAACTGCCTTTGTGGGCAACAAATTAGTATTCGCATCTGCAAGAGATACCATCGGTGTTTACAAAAGAGTTTTTACCTGGACCAATCAATCTTTTACAAATTTGTATAGTTCTGAAGTTAACGAAAGAGGCCAGCTTGGAGAACCAAAACGTTTCAATTCTAGCATCAATTCCAAATTTCATGAGTCTACCCCTATTTTCACAAGAGACGGAAAGACCATGTATTTTACTCGAAATAATTATCTTGATGGTAAAAAAGGAAAAGACAGTCAGAAAATTACCTTGTTGAAAATCTACAAAGCTACTCTAGAAAAAGACAGATGGACCAATGTAGAAGAACTTCCTTTTAATAGCAATGATTACAGTAATGCACATCCAGCTTTGAGCACAGATGACAAAGTACTTTATTTTGCTTCGAATATGCCTGGTACTTTTGGTCAATCCGATTTATTCAAAGTAAATATTAACTCCGATGGAACCTATTCTACACCTGAAAATTTAGGAAAAGGAATCAATACTGAAGGAAGAGAAACATTCCCTTTTATCTCTGATGATAATGAACTTTATTTTGCATCAGACGGTCGCCCAGGTTTGGGAGGACTTGATGTTTATGTTACCGAAATTAAAGGAGCTACTTTTGGTGATATTCAAAATGTTGGTGAGCCAATCAACGGACCTATAGATGATTTTGGTTTCTTTATTGACAGCGCAAGTCGCGTTGGTTTTTTCACCTCAAACAGAGATGGTGGGCATGGTTATGATGACATTTACAAATTCTCAGAAACTAGAAAACTAAAATGCAACCAACTTTTAAATGGTTATATTACGGATAAAGAATCGGGACAAATTTTAGAAAATGCCAAAACTACTTTATTTGATGATAAATTTAATTTAATCAAAGAAGGCTACACAGATGCTGACGGAAAATATATATTTAAAGAAGTTGAATGTGGTAAAACATATTACGTAAGAGCAGAGAAAAAAGATTACGAAACAAACGAAGGAAAAATAGCTACGATAAAAAAATCTGGAGAAACGAAATTTTCTCTTGCATTGGATAAACGTATTAAAAGCATCAACGTTGGAACTGACTTAGCTAAAACGCTAAACATCCCTATTATCTACTTTGATTTAGATAAATCTTTTATTCGAAAAGATGCAGCATTCGAACTTGAAAAAGTATTAGCCGTTATGAAAGAATATCCAAAAATGAAAGTGGACATTCGATCACATACAGATTGTAGACAAACAGCAGCTTACAACGAAGCACTTTCTGATCGAAGAGCTAAATCGACTAGAGCTTGGTTAATCAAAAATGGTATCGAAGCCAGTCGCCTTACTGCAAAAGGATATGGTGAATCGCAATTGATTAATGACTGTGCATGTGAACCTACAAACACATCTAGTTGTACAGAAGAACAACATCAAATGAACAGACGAAGCGAATTTATCATCGTTGCTGTTGATTAA